From Deltaproteobacteria bacterium, a single genomic window includes:
- a CDS encoding acyl-CoA dehydrogenase, producing the protein MDFNLPDELQMLKDTVRKFVDKELIPIEMHTIENMELKKDIREKLEKKTREMGLWMFDVPEEFGGGGLGSLAQVLVWEELSRTVALPSRGQGIFGPEVRPILYALNPEQKKRFMDPVLAGEKKLCFMQTEPDAGSDPGSMKTRAVRQGDHYVINGTKRFITGAGDADFGQLMAVTDPAKGSHGGISCFMVDMKTPGLNLVTRYKTMMGEEPWHITFDDMKIPAENLVGKEGDGFRLAQKWLGIGRLKHGARALGVAERCIEMGARYSKERITFGKPLSERQGITFKLADSYVELHAARLMVYQAAWKNDQKQDIRQEAYMAKLFADEMSFRVVDRVLQIHGGIGLTLDLPLAKWFVDQRSRLITEGASEVMRMVIAREILKKYN; encoded by the coding sequence ATGGATTTTAATTTGCCCGATGAATTGCAGATGCTCAAAGACACGGTGCGGAAGTTCGTCGATAAGGAATTGATCCCGATCGAGATGCACACGATCGAGAACATGGAGTTGAAGAAGGACATCCGCGAGAAGCTAGAAAAGAAAACCAGGGAGATGGGGTTGTGGATGTTCGACGTGCCGGAGGAATTCGGCGGCGGCGGGCTCGGTAGTTTGGCGCAAGTTTTGGTTTGGGAAGAGTTGTCGCGCACCGTGGCGCTGCCGTCGCGCGGCCAGGGCATCTTCGGCCCGGAGGTGCGGCCGATCCTCTACGCGCTCAATCCCGAGCAGAAGAAACGTTTCATGGACCCGGTGCTGGCGGGCGAAAAGAAGCTTTGCTTCATGCAGACCGAGCCGGATGCCGGCTCCGACCCCGGCTCGATGAAAACCCGCGCGGTACGGCAAGGAGATCACTACGTCATCAACGGCACCAAGCGGTTTATCACCGGTGCCGGCGATGCCGACTTCGGTCAGTTGATGGCGGTGACCGATCCGGCCAAGGGTTCGCACGGCGGCATTTCTTGTTTCATGGTCGACATGAAAACGCCGGGGCTGAATCTTGTCACGCGTTACAAAACCATGATGGGCGAGGAGCCTTGGCACATCACCTTCGACGACATGAAAATACCGGCTGAGAACCTTGTCGGTAAAGAAGGCGACGGCTTTCGTCTGGCGCAAAAATGGCTGGGCATCGGCCGCTTGAAGCACGGCGCGCGTGCGCTGGGTGTCGCCGAGCGCTGCATTGAGATGGGCGCTCGCTACTCGAAAGAGCGCATCACGTTCGGTAAACCGTTATCGGAACGGCAGGGCATTACGTTTAAGCTCGCCGATTCGTACGTCGAGCTACACGCCGCGCGTCTGATGGTCTACCAAGCGGCGTGGAAAAACGACCAGAAGCAGGACATTCGCCAAGAAGCCTACATGGCGAAACTGTTCGCCGACGAGATGTCATTCCGGGTTGTTGACCGCGTCCTGCAAATTCACGGCGGCATTGGTTTGACGTTGGACTTGCCGTTAGCGAAATGGTTCGTCGACCAGCGCAGCCGGCTGATCACCGAAGGCGCGTCGGAAGTCATGCGCATGGTCATCGCACGTGAGATCTTGAAGAAATACAATTAG
- a CDS encoding p-hydroxycinnamoyl CoA hydratase/lyase, with the protein MLGGSAVANYQTLLVDKKDGVTTITLNRPEKRNAMSPQLHRDMYDCLTDLRYDKDTRVIIITGAGESFCAGQDLKQYFIEMDSQPDRVRDEVREKSRQWRNEILRKMPQPVIAKINGWVFGGGFTVVTGCDIAIAADDVQMGLSEVNFGHFPGGEVTIVLTEHLQPKHGLYYALTGKTLTAKEAERIGLITKAVPRADLDKEVMEIANNLKEKAPSALNAVKEAWYYTFYSNPEVAYEISGLISDKAKAAIGGRPGLQQFARKEYRPGLGSYKVDKN; encoded by the coding sequence ATTTTAGGAGGAAGTGCCGTGGCCAACTATCAAACCCTATTAGTCGATAAGAAAGATGGCGTGACGACGATCACGCTCAATCGGCCGGAGAAGCGCAACGCGATGAGCCCGCAGCTGCACCGCGACATGTACGATTGCTTGACCGACCTGCGCTACGACAAAGACACCCGCGTCATCATCATCACCGGTGCCGGCGAGAGCTTCTGCGCCGGCCAGGACTTGAAGCAATATTTTATTGAAATGGACTCCCAGCCCGACCGCGTGCGCGATGAAGTCCGTGAGAAATCGCGCCAATGGCGAAACGAAATATTGCGCAAAATGCCGCAACCCGTGATCGCCAAAATCAACGGTTGGGTGTTCGGCGGCGGTTTCACCGTGGTGACCGGCTGTGACATCGCGATCGCCGCGGACGACGTGCAAATGGGTTTGTCGGAAGTGAACTTTGGCCATTTCCCCGGCGGCGAAGTGACCATCGTTTTGACCGAACACCTGCAGCCGAAACATGGTCTCTATTATGCGCTCACCGGCAAGACTCTGACGGCCAAAGAAGCCGAACGCATCGGCCTCATCACCAAAGCCGTGCCGCGCGCCGACCTCGACAAAGAGGTGATGGAAATCGCCAACAATCTCAAGGAAAAAGCGCCGTCGGCGCTCAACGCTGTTAAAGAAGCCTGGTACTACACGTTCTATTCGAACCCGGAAGTCGCCTACGAAATCTCTGGCTTGATCTCCGATAAGGCGAAAGCCGCCATCGGCGGACGCCCGGGCTTGCAGCAGTTTGCTCGCAAGGAATACCGGCCGGGGTTGGGATCGTACAAGGTCGACAAGAACTAA
- a CDS encoding extracellular solute-binding protein, which produces MRTYAGILGLVALLGAPSWLNAQSKSLAELANYRGADREQMLFAGAKKEGRLVWYTSLTAHRDIANVFEAKYPGVKLETYRASGNDLTRRILSEVQAKKNLADIYETTPPTLMVLRDSKLLTPYFSPYLVNYPADSKEEADKDRVLWTTDRESIISLGYNRNLIKANEVPKSFADLVKPENKGKIGVSGDSTGVRFIGAVIRAKGEEFAKQLRLIEMKMHMISGGAIHELMAAGEMPMSISIFRNHVLAAKPKGAPTEWVPLDLNPTNAGGVALPLVAANPNGAVLLADFLLSPEGQKIMEERFRFATPTKDYGFKRWYPEKGGTFEQYERNEERWKKLLRDVVVKR; this is translated from the coding sequence ATGCGAACGTACGCGGGGATTCTCGGTTTGGTTGCGTTATTGGGGGCGCCGTCGTGGCTCAATGCGCAAAGCAAGTCTCTCGCTGAATTGGCCAATTACCGCGGCGCCGACCGCGAGCAGATGCTCTTCGCGGGCGCAAAGAAAGAAGGCAGGCTCGTTTGGTACACCAGTCTGACTGCGCATCGGGACATCGCCAATGTCTTTGAAGCGAAGTATCCAGGCGTCAAGCTGGAGACGTACCGCGCCAGCGGCAACGATTTGACGCGCCGGATTCTCTCCGAGGTGCAGGCCAAGAAAAATCTCGCGGATATTTACGAGACTACGCCGCCGACCCTGATGGTCTTGCGCGATAGCAAGCTGCTGACGCCTTATTTTTCGCCATACCTGGTCAATTACCCAGCTGACTCCAAGGAAGAGGCGGACAAGGACCGGGTGCTCTGGACCACCGATCGCGAGTCGATCATTAGCCTGGGCTACAACCGCAATCTGATCAAAGCCAACGAGGTCCCTAAGAGTTTTGCCGATCTGGTCAAGCCCGAGAACAAGGGCAAGATCGGCGTCAGCGGTGACTCCACCGGGGTGCGGTTTATCGGTGCGGTGATCCGAGCGAAGGGTGAAGAGTTTGCTAAACAGTTAAGATTGATCGAGATGAAGATGCACATGATTTCGGGCGGCGCGATCCACGAGCTCATGGCGGCAGGCGAAATGCCGATGTCGATCTCGATTTTTCGCAATCATGTGCTGGCTGCGAAGCCGAAAGGCGCGCCGACTGAGTGGGTGCCGCTGGACTTGAATCCGACCAACGCGGGTGGCGTAGCACTGCCGCTGGTGGCGGCCAATCCCAATGGTGCCGTGTTGCTGGCGGATTTCCTGCTAAGCCCCGAGGGGCAAAAGATCATGGAAGAGCGCTTCCGCTTCGCTACGCCGACGAAGGATTACGGCTTCAAGCGCTGGTACCCCGAGAAGGGCGGCACCTTTGAGCAGTACGAGCGCAACGAAGAGCGTTGGAAAAAGTTGCTGCGCGACGTGGTCGTAAAGCGCTGA